The following proteins come from a genomic window of Winogradskyella sp. PC-19:
- a CDS encoding glycosyltransferase family 4 protein, with amino-acid sequence MAKKVWFINQYITSPSLCGQTHRHFALANHLKHNNSVTLFTGSYSHIHQNISNNEVNDENGIKIINLKILKYSSSIFRILNLFHFALKLRFFNYKKLEKPDVIVISTMSLFPLLLIKFFKKKFEDVKIVHEIRDIWPLTPLELAGYSKSHPFIKLLSYCEKLGYNNADFFVSNLANAHNHVYQVVPHRKHIPFEWISNGFDESGSQEELSIKVENNIPKSKFLIGYAGTIGKANCMEVVVRAFNSLQNSNLHLCLIGYGDQEGYLKSISGSNITFLGKIPKPQVQSFLEKMDACILSWKKIELYKFGISPNKLFDYLNASKPVIMCADIENTIIHKSNCGWVVPAEDADTLSKVLYSVSNMENSELEKYGERGYDYLKNNFLFKQLAEKYQKAVIDVL; translated from the coding sequence ATGGCAAAAAAAGTTTGGTTCATAAATCAATATATTACTTCTCCAAGTTTATGTGGACAAACGCATCGTCATTTTGCTTTAGCTAATCATCTTAAACACAACAATAGCGTAACTCTTTTTACAGGAAGTTATTCTCATATCCATCAAAACATCAGTAATAATGAAGTAAATGATGAGAACGGAATAAAAATAATCAACCTAAAGATTTTAAAGTATAGCTCTAGTATTTTCAGAATTTTAAACTTATTTCACTTTGCTCTAAAGCTTCGTTTTTTTAATTATAAGAAGTTAGAAAAGCCAGATGTTATTGTAATTTCTACAATGTCATTGTTTCCTTTGTTATTGATTAAATTCTTTAAGAAAAAATTCGAAGACGTTAAAATAGTTCATGAGATTAGAGATATATGGCCGCTTACACCTTTAGAATTAGCAGGATACTCAAAATCTCACCCATTCATTAAACTTTTGTCATATTGCGAAAAACTAGGTTACAACAATGCAGATTTTTTTGTATCTAATTTAGCAAACGCACACAATCATGTATATCAAGTTGTGCCTCACAGAAAACACATCCCTTTCGAGTGGATTTCAAATGGATTTGATGAGTCTGGCAGCCAAGAAGAGCTTAGTATTAAAGTAGAAAATAATATACCAAAAAGTAAATTTCTAATTGGTTATGCTGGCACAATAGGTAAAGCAAACTGTATGGAAGTCGTAGTTAGAGCTTTTAATTCATTGCAAAATAGTAATCTACATTTATGTTTAATTGGTTATGGAGATCAAGAAGGATATTTAAAAAGTATCTCAGGCAGTAATATTACCTTTCTTGGTAAGATCCCTAAACCGCAGGTGCAAAGCTTTTTAGAAAAAATGGATGCCTGCATATTAAGTTGGAAGAAGATAGAACTTTATAAATTTGGGATATCGCCAAATAAATTATTTGACTATTTGAATGCATCTAAGCCAGTAATTATGTGTGCTGATATAGAAAATACAATTATTCACAAATCAAATTGTGGTTGGGTTGTACCTGCAGAAGATGCAGACACTTTGAGTAAAGTGCTATATTCGGTAAGCAATATGGAAAATTCTGAATTAGAGAAGTATGGAGAAAGAGGCTATGATTATTTGAAAAACAATTTTTTATTCAAACAATTAGCAGAAAAATATCAAAAAGCAGTAATAGATGTTTTATAA
- a CDS encoding N-acetyl sugar amidotransferase, which yields MNLEENKQNICSRCVMDGSDPEITYNSQGVCNHCERYDSLVQTRTFSGDVAKTELSKVIASIKASGKNKEYDCIIGVSGGVDSTYVAYRIKEMGLNPLAIHFDNGWNSELAVSNIEKTLDKLDIDLHTYVIDWDVFSDLQKAFLNASTPDGEIPTDHAINALLFKEASKRGIKYIISGMNFATESMAVRMWSYGHSDWTYIKDVYKKFGNGQSLKPYPHFSFFDLFNWTFLKRIKVVSILNYMDYNKDEAMEVLKNELDWVYYGGKHYESVYTRFYQGYILPKKFNIDKRRGHVSDLIRAGQLTRKEALKELEKETYPSAEMLNHDMDFVHKKFDYTEKEFNQIMKQPTKSFLEFKNKASKVDKIKLVLNFLRKKGILSK from the coding sequence AACCATTGTGAAAGATATGATAGTCTAGTACAAACAAGAACCTTTTCTGGAGATGTAGCAAAAACTGAATTAAGCAAAGTTATTGCCAGTATAAAAGCTAGTGGAAAAAACAAAGAGTACGACTGTATCATAGGTGTTTCTGGAGGTGTAGATAGTACATATGTTGCTTATCGCATTAAAGAAATGGGCTTAAACCCTTTAGCCATTCATTTTGATAATGGATGGAATTCAGAGCTAGCTGTAAGTAATATTGAAAAAACTCTAGATAAACTAGATATTGATTTACACACATATGTTATAGATTGGGATGTGTTTAGTGACTTACAAAAAGCTTTTTTAAATGCATCAACTCCAGATGGAGAAATCCCTACAGATCACGCTATCAATGCACTTTTATTTAAGGAAGCAAGCAAGAGAGGAATTAAATATATAATTAGCGGAATGAATTTTGCTACGGAATCTATGGCAGTAAGGATGTGGTCTTACGGACATTCTGATTGGACTTATATAAAAGACGTCTATAAAAAATTTGGTAATGGACAATCACTAAAACCTTACCCTCATTTTTCTTTCTTTGATTTGTTTAATTGGACCTTTCTAAAGAGAATTAAAGTTGTATCTATACTCAATTATATGGATTACAATAAAGATGAGGCTATGGAAGTTTTAAAAAACGAATTAGACTGGGTTTATTACGGAGGCAAACATTACGAGTCTGTATATACAAGATTTTATCAAGGATATATTTTGCCTAAAAAATTTAATATAGATAAACGAAGAGGCCATGTATCAGATTTAATTAGAGCAGGACAATTAACAAGAAAAGAAGCTCTTAAAGAACTTGAAAAAGAAACCTATCCTTCAGCCGAAATGTTAAATCATGATATGGATTTTGTTCATAAAAAATTTGATTATACAGAGAAAGAGTTTAATCAGATAATGAAACAACCTACTAAGAGCTTTTTAGAATTTAAAAATAAGGCTAGTAAGGTTGATAAAATTAAATTAGTTCTCAATTTTCTTAGAAAAAAAGGTATTCTTTCAAAATAA